From a region of the Paraburkholderia caribensis genome:
- a CDS encoding LacI family DNA-binding transcriptional regulator, whose protein sequence is MTTLTDVARRAQVTAATVSNVLRNPDKVRPETAERVMRAIRELGYRPNLNARALAEGRSPTLALMLSSIANPFYPEFVLAAERAARRAGYFLMVCNTDDDAEIGRAYLTQIAGTLAEGVLVLNTDIAINELCESAAVGAPIVLSLWEHPEQLPALPCVAVDFAHAGALAARHLLELGHRDIGMLVGDGCGGLQDARATGFREVMREAGLEPDDAAVLQIPDTIDAGFAACVELMEREPHLSALFATNDLLAIGALQALATLGRKVPGDVSVIGITDIQLAHQVRPSLTTVAINTEAIAQASIELLIRLIHEPRGEGQPPAVIAPLPTLVRRQST, encoded by the coding sequence ATGACAACCTTAACCGACGTCGCGCGACGCGCGCAGGTCACGGCGGCAACCGTTTCGAACGTGTTGCGCAACCCGGACAAGGTACGGCCCGAAACGGCAGAGCGCGTGATGCGGGCTATCCGCGAACTCGGCTACCGGCCCAACCTGAATGCGCGCGCGTTGGCAGAAGGGCGCTCGCCCACGCTGGCGCTGATGTTGTCGAGTATTGCGAATCCGTTTTATCCCGAGTTCGTGCTCGCGGCCGAACGCGCGGCGCGGCGCGCCGGCTACTTCCTGATGGTGTGCAACACGGACGACGACGCGGAAATCGGCCGTGCGTATCTCACGCAGATTGCGGGCACGCTGGCCGAAGGCGTGCTGGTGCTCAACACGGATATCGCGATCAACGAGCTGTGCGAGTCGGCAGCCGTCGGTGCACCGATCGTGTTGAGCCTGTGGGAGCATCCCGAACAGTTGCCCGCGCTGCCCTGTGTGGCCGTCGATTTCGCGCATGCGGGCGCGCTCGCGGCGCGGCACCTGCTGGAACTGGGGCATCGCGATATCGGCATGCTGGTCGGCGACGGTTGCGGCGGATTGCAGGATGCGCGTGCGACGGGCTTTCGCGAGGTGATGCGCGAAGCCGGTCTCGAACCGGACGACGCCGCCGTGCTGCAGATTCCCGATACGATCGACGCAGGCTTTGCCGCATGCGTGGAGTTGATGGAGCGCGAGCCGCATCTGAGCGCGCTGTTCGCCACCAATGATCTGCTCGCGATCGGCGCGTTGCAGGCGCTGGCGACGCTAGGCCGTAAAGTACCCGGCGATGTATCCGTGATCGGCATCACGGATATTCAGCTGGCGCATCAGGTGCGGCCCTCGCTGACGACGGTGGCGATCAATACGGAAGCGATTGCGCAGGCGTCGATCGAATTGCTGATACGGTTGATTCACGAGCCGCGTGGCGAGGGGCAGCCGCCTGCCGTGATTGCGCCTTTGCCGACGTTGGTGAGAAGGCAGTCCACGTAG
- a CDS encoding LysR family transcriptional regulator gives MDLKQIQYFIALFEDGSVTRAAKRLNIVQPALSMQISKLEAELGQALFERGPHGMTPTDAARQMYRLYTPIMRDIEHARVQLSRQDVIVTGRVSLGMVASETESVLAESLAKFNALFPQVEVSVADGFSAQLIDAVEAGRLDAAIINKPRGRLTLDMQPLLVEEMVYVTGMRCVAALPDTIDLSQPPAVELVLPTRRNGLRGALDAALLAANIIIKPTFEIDLLSTIVQFVEQSSVATILPRVVVQRKVDEGTLRAHRITTPSILRHIVQVSHPKRPVGPAAQALIDIIAEEIRRVTKSAADP, from the coding sequence ATGGACCTCAAGCAAATCCAGTACTTCATCGCACTCTTCGAAGACGGCTCGGTGACGCGCGCGGCGAAGCGCCTGAACATCGTCCAGCCGGCGCTCAGCATGCAGATTTCGAAGCTCGAAGCGGAACTGGGGCAGGCGCTCTTCGAACGCGGTCCGCACGGCATGACGCCCACGGACGCGGCGCGGCAAATGTATCGCCTCTACACGCCGATCATGCGCGACATCGAGCACGCGCGCGTCCAGTTGAGCCGTCAGGACGTGATCGTCACGGGCCGCGTGTCGCTCGGCATGGTCGCATCGGAAACGGAAAGCGTGCTTGCCGAATCACTGGCGAAGTTCAATGCGCTGTTTCCTCAGGTCGAGGTGTCGGTGGCCGATGGCTTCAGCGCGCAGTTGATCGACGCTGTCGAAGCAGGGCGCCTCGATGCCGCGATCATCAACAAGCCGCGCGGCCGCCTCACGCTCGACATGCAGCCGCTGCTGGTCGAAGAGATGGTCTACGTGACGGGCATGAGGTGTGTTGCCGCGTTGCCGGACACCATCGATCTTTCACAGCCGCCCGCCGTCGAACTGGTGCTGCCGACGCGCCGCAACGGCTTGCGCGGCGCGCTCGACGCCGCGTTGTTGGCCGCCAATATCATCATCAAGCCCACGTTCGAAATCGATCTGCTGAGCACCATCGTACAGTTCGTCGAGCAGAGCAGCGTCGCGACGATCTTGCCGCGTGTCGTCGTGCAGCGCAAAGTGGACGAAGGCACGCTGCGCGCACACCGCATCACGACGCCGTCAATCTTGCGTCACATCGTTCAGGTGTCGCATCCGAAGCGGCCGGTCGGGCCTGCCGCGCAAGCCCTGATCGACATCATCGCCGAAGAAATCCGCCGCGTCACGAAGAGCGCGGCGGACCCGTGA
- a CDS encoding ABC transporter ATP-binding protein: MSAISLSNIQKSFGANAPVIRNLNLEIGAHEFCVFLGPSGCGKSTLLRIVAGLEDQTDGDVTIGGRSMNGVPAAGRGVAMVFQSYALFPHMSVYENMAFGLKLAKTPKAEVDRKVREAARVLQLDTLLERKPRELSGGQRQRVAIGRAIVREPGVFLFDEPLSNLDAALRGQTRIEIARLHQRFAQASVVYVTHDQIEAMTLADKIVLLHAGADTQRLGSIAQIGAPLELYHRPRSRFVAGFIGSPRMNFLDGEVDAIAQDGVQVRLERSDTTLRVLVDGASLTRGQPVTLGIRPEHIRLHGDAQTLAVRSLITEQLGEHSYVHVECADGTLIAKAPGDVSIRNGEPLALRVPADACHLFDQEGLALTRTAATETQAVALHMS, translated from the coding sequence ATGTCCGCGATCTCCCTGAGCAACATTCAGAAGTCGTTCGGCGCCAACGCGCCCGTCATCCGCAATCTCAACCTTGAAATCGGCGCACACGAGTTTTGTGTGTTCCTCGGACCGTCCGGTTGCGGCAAGTCCACGTTGCTGCGCATCGTCGCCGGACTCGAAGACCAGACCGACGGCGACGTGACGATCGGCGGCCGGTCGATGAACGGCGTCCCCGCCGCCGGGCGCGGCGTCGCCATGGTGTTCCAGAGTTACGCCCTCTTCCCGCACATGTCGGTCTACGAAAACATGGCATTCGGCCTGAAGCTCGCGAAAACCCCGAAGGCCGAAGTCGATCGCAAGGTGCGCGAAGCGGCGCGCGTGCTGCAACTCGATACCCTGCTCGAACGCAAGCCGCGCGAACTGTCGGGCGGTCAGCGCCAGCGCGTCGCGATCGGCCGCGCGATCGTGCGCGAGCCCGGCGTGTTTCTGTTCGACGAGCCGCTGTCCAATCTCGACGCGGCGCTGCGCGGCCAGACTCGCATTGAAATCGCCCGGCTGCATCAGCGCTTTGCGCAGGCGAGCGTCGTCTACGTGACACACGACCAGATCGAAGCGATGACGCTCGCCGACAAGATCGTGCTGTTGCATGCGGGCGCGGATACGCAGCGCTTGGGCAGCATCGCGCAGATTGGTGCACCGCTCGAGCTTTATCATCGGCCGCGTTCGCGGTTCGTTGCGGGTTTCATCGGCTCGCCGCGCATGAATTTCCTCGACGGCGAAGTCGACGCGATTGCGCAAGACGGCGTGCAGGTCAGGCTCGAACGTAGCGATACGACCTTGCGCGTGCTGGTCGACGGCGCGAGTCTCACGCGTGGCCAGCCTGTCACGCTCGGCATTCGCCCCGAGCACATCCGTCTCCACGGCGACGCGCAAACGCTCGCGGTCAGATCGCTGATTACCGAACAGCTTGGCGAGCACAGCTACGTGCATGTCGAGTGCGCGGACGGCACGCTGATCGCGAAGGCGCCCGGCGATGTGTCGATTCGCAACGGCGAGCCGCTGGCGTTGCGCGTGCCCGCCGACGCTTGCCATCTGTTCGATCAAGAAGGGCTCGCTCTGACGCGCACGGCCGCGACGGAAACGCAAGCTGTCGCGCTGCACATGTCGTAA
- a CDS encoding beta-galactosidase — protein MDRPREMPATILTADASRPAAAPLADTLRMGANTSPDGRTIGINSRYLTRDGEPWLPVMGELHYARVPEAQWDDALAKVKAAGVDIVSSYVIWRYHERRAGQFDWHARLDLRRFIENCAKRGLYAFVRIGPWVHAEVRYGGIPAWVVDQVPTRCDDPLYLQYVQRFFAEIAAQLAGLLWKDGGPVIGIQLENEYNLTGAQQGPTHIATLKRLAREAGLDVPLYTVTGWDNAVFPRREVAPVFGGYADLPWGTSTEVSAPGEVYGFRLTSRVGGDLGAQTHNSEPGDADAVAHETPFLGAEFGGGVPTMYRRRPVLDPDDIAAMLPVQLGSGVNLYGYYMLHGGRNLPGDVDGQESTASGGYNDLPVVNYDFQAPYGANGEAHAVLGKLRPMHLFLQQWGSELATCDVYAPERVPRGADDLETPRFSVRADGDRGFLFFNNHVRQYRMPERRGVQFAVKLATRTVMLPAEPIDIAPGRWFVWPIGLALGGARLRYATAQPVTRLSTHEGATYVFAATDGIVAEFAFEPDSVTRIESADSHGVLITHEADGGLIVRPVAGSVFTAMCRDGSRITFITLASEDIERLSVLPFDGQRRLILTDALAFERDGELVLRSMGVAAFDVAVYPPLERDVRSTHAFVEAPRDGVFQRFAVTVPMVAFDVGVTSLRLAQKVQPVASGGAALAAVEPAPECFGKAAAWRIEVPIAALNATGLSNAYLSIQYAGDVGRLFSGGDLIDDHFYNGLSWEIGVRNVMIDPQQSLMLTVLPMRADAPVYLDARHDLRGSISDQVAEVFGVKWVPEYEVVLSLASANC, from the coding sequence ATGGATCGCCCGCGCGAGATGCCGGCCACCATCCTGACTGCCGATGCAAGCCGCCCTGCCGCTGCACCGCTCGCGGATACGTTGCGGATGGGCGCGAATACATCGCCCGATGGCCGGACGATCGGCATCAACAGCCGCTATCTGACACGCGACGGCGAACCGTGGCTGCCCGTCATGGGCGAGTTGCATTACGCGCGCGTGCCCGAAGCGCAGTGGGACGACGCGCTTGCGAAGGTCAAGGCGGCGGGCGTCGATATCGTGTCGTCGTATGTGATCTGGCGTTATCACGAGCGACGGGCCGGGCAGTTCGACTGGCATGCGCGGCTCGATCTGCGTCGATTCATCGAAAACTGTGCGAAACGCGGGCTGTACGCGTTCGTTCGCATTGGACCGTGGGTGCATGCGGAGGTCCGTTATGGCGGCATCCCTGCGTGGGTCGTCGATCAGGTGCCGACGCGCTGCGACGATCCGCTGTATCTGCAGTACGTGCAGCGCTTCTTTGCTGAAATCGCGGCGCAGCTAGCGGGCTTATTGTGGAAGGATGGCGGCCCTGTGATCGGCATTCAGCTCGAGAACGAATACAACCTGACCGGGGCGCAGCAAGGGCCCACGCACATCGCGACACTCAAGCGCCTCGCGCGCGAAGCGGGACTTGACGTGCCTCTGTACACGGTCACCGGCTGGGACAATGCCGTGTTTCCGCGCCGCGAAGTCGCGCCGGTTTTTGGCGGCTATGCGGATTTGCCGTGGGGGACATCGACGGAGGTGTCCGCGCCGGGCGAGGTGTATGGGTTTCGCTTGACGAGCCGGGTCGGCGGCGATCTTGGCGCACAAACCCATAACAGCGAGCCTGGCGATGCCGATGCCGTAGCGCACGAAACGCCGTTTCTAGGCGCGGAATTCGGTGGGGGCGTGCCGACGATGTACCGGCGCCGTCCCGTTCTCGACCCCGATGACATCGCGGCGATGCTGCCCGTGCAGCTTGGTTCCGGCGTGAATCTGTACGGTTACTACATGCTGCATGGCGGCCGCAATCTGCCTGGCGATGTGGATGGGCAGGAGTCGACGGCGTCGGGCGGATATAACGATCTGCCCGTCGTCAATTACGATTTTCAGGCGCCTTACGGCGCGAATGGCGAAGCGCATGCTGTGCTTGGCAAGCTGCGGCCGATGCATCTGTTTCTTCAGCAATGGGGCAGCGAACTGGCGACCTGCGATGTGTACGCGCCGGAGCGAGTGCCGCGTGGTGCGGACGATCTTGAAACGCCGCGGTTTTCGGTGCGTGCGGACGGCGATCGCGGGTTTCTGTTTTTCAACAATCATGTGCGGCAGTATCGGATGCCTGAGCGGCGAGGCGTGCAGTTCGCGGTGAAGCTCGCGACTCGCACGGTCATGCTGCCTGCCGAGCCGATCGATATTGCGCCGGGAAGGTGGTTCGTGTGGCCGATTGGACTTGCGCTGGGTGGCGCGCGATTGCGTTATGCGACTGCGCAGCCCGTTACGCGGCTTTCGACGCATGAAGGCGCAACGTATGTGTTCGCCGCAACGGATGGGATCGTGGCTGAGTTTGCGTTCGAGCCGGATAGCGTGACGCGTATCGAATCTGCCGATTCTCATGGAGTTTTGATTACGCATGAGGCGGATGGTGGGCTGATTGTGCGTCCTGTGGCTGGTTCCGTATTCACCGCGATGTGTCGTGACGGCTCGCGTATCACTTTCATCACGCTCGCGAGCGAGGATATTGAACGGCTCAGCGTTCTGCCATTCGATGGGCAGCGCCGGCTGATTCTTACCGATGCATTGGCGTTCGAGCGCGATGGCGAACTCGTATTGCGTTCTATGGGTGTCGCTGCTTTTGATGTCGCTGTTTATCCGCCCTTGGAGCGGGATGTGCGCTCGACGCATGCTTTCGTGGAAGCGCCACGAGACGGCGTTTTTCAGCGCTTCGCTGTGACTGTGCCGATGGTTGCGTTCGATGTCGGTGTTACGTCGTTGCGGCTCGCGCAGAAGGTGCAGCCTGTTGCTTCAGGCGGTGCAGCGCTGGCTGCTGTTGAACCGGCGCCGGAATGCTTTGGCAAGGCCGCTGCGTGGCGTATCGAGGTGCCGATTGCGGCATTGAATGCGACCGGTCTGAGTAATGCCTATCTGTCGATTCAATATGCAGGTGATGTCGGGCGGCTGTTCTCGGGGGGCGATTTGATCGACGATCATTTTTATAATGGCCTGTCTTGGGAGATCGGCGTGCGCAATGTGATGATCGATCCGCAGCAATCGCT
- a CDS encoding beta-galactosidase, whose protein sequence is MQLGVCYYPEQWPETLWADDARRMVELGITHVRIAEFAWSRMEPRAGAYEWTWLDRAVTTLADAGLKIVLGTPTASPPKWLVDSMPEMLPVRADGTTWNSGSRRHYDICSEPYRRECLRIVEAMAQRYGSHPAVIAWQTDNELGCHETVPSYSKAARARFQTWLARRYETVDNLNQRWGTVFWSMEYASFDAIGLPNLTPTDANPIHLLDFRRFMSDEVASFHREQVDVLRRHAPNADMLHNFMGFFTTFDHYRFAANKSIDVATWDSYPIARTEVIALSEQDKARYARTGHPDVSAFDHDRYRAIGEGRFWVMEQEAGPVNWAPWNPVPAPGMVRLWAYEAFAHGAELVSYFRWRQAPFAQEQMHSGLNLPDNTLSPGGREVARAAQEIAQSAALTKLAQSGPAPRAEVALVFDYETQWMFEIQRHAKGFDYQTLAFEYYRTLREMALDVDIVSAHADLSGYKLIVVPGLAALPAGFAKTVEQSSAQWVIGPRTGSKTADFAIPAQLPPGALQTVLPFKVLEVDSLRPTLQPATTFEGVTGIALHWREHIETRDGLDVLARFDDNWPAIVARGHVRYASAWFDAALHRALLEGAARDAGLAVTQLAQGLRVRRRGEITFAFNFGATAAEAPAPDNAQFVLGQRTLGTADVCAWIAA, encoded by the coding sequence ATGCAACTGGGTGTTTGCTACTACCCCGAACAATGGCCGGAAACGCTATGGGCCGACGACGCGCGCCGGATGGTCGAACTCGGCATCACGCATGTGCGGATCGCCGAATTTGCGTGGAGCCGCATGGAGCCGCGCGCGGGCGCCTATGAATGGACATGGCTCGACCGCGCCGTGACGACGCTCGCCGACGCCGGCCTGAAAATCGTGCTCGGCACGCCCACCGCATCGCCGCCGAAGTGGCTCGTCGACTCGATGCCGGAGATGCTGCCCGTGCGTGCCGACGGCACCACGTGGAATTCCGGTTCGCGCCGTCACTACGATATTTGCAGCGAGCCGTATCGACGCGAATGTCTGCGGATCGTCGAGGCGATGGCGCAGCGCTATGGTTCGCATCCCGCCGTCATCGCGTGGCAGACGGACAATGAGCTCGGCTGTCACGAGACCGTGCCGAGCTACTCGAAGGCGGCCCGCGCGCGCTTCCAGACGTGGCTCGCGCGCCGCTACGAGACCGTCGACAACCTGAACCAGCGCTGGGGCACGGTGTTCTGGAGCATGGAATATGCATCGTTCGATGCAATCGGGTTGCCGAACCTGACGCCGACCGACGCAAACCCGATTCATCTGCTCGACTTCCGCCGCTTCATGTCGGACGAAGTGGCGAGCTTCCATCGCGAACAGGTCGATGTGCTGCGACGTCATGCGCCGAACGCGGACATGCTGCACAACTTCATGGGTTTTTTCACGACCTTCGATCACTATCGCTTCGCCGCGAACAAGAGCATCGACGTCGCGACGTGGGACAGTTATCCGATCGCACGCACGGAAGTGATCGCGTTGAGCGAACAGGACAAGGCGCGCTATGCGCGCACGGGGCACCCCGATGTATCGGCATTCGATCACGACCGCTATCGCGCGATCGGTGAAGGACGTTTCTGGGTGATGGAACAGGAAGCGGGCCCTGTGAACTGGGCGCCGTGGAACCCCGTGCCCGCGCCCGGCATGGTGCGTCTGTGGGCCTATGAGGCCTTCGCGCACGGCGCGGAACTGGTGTCGTATTTCCGCTGGCGACAGGCGCCGTTCGCGCAGGAACAGATGCACTCCGGACTGAACCTGCCCGACAACACGCTGTCGCCGGGCGGCCGCGAAGTGGCGCGCGCCGCGCAGGAGATCGCGCAGTCCGCTGCACTGACGAAGCTCGCGCAAAGCGGCCCCGCGCCGCGCGCCGAAGTCGCCCTTGTGTTCGACTACGAAACGCAATGGATGTTCGAAATCCAGCGGCATGCAAAGGGTTTCGATTATCAGACGCTTGCGTTCGAGTATTACCGGACGCTGCGCGAAATGGCGCTCGACGTCGATATCGTGTCGGCGCATGCCGATCTGTCCGGCTACAAGCTGATCGTCGTGCCGGGTCTTGCCGCCTTGCCGGCGGGCTTTGCGAAGACCGTCGAGCAATCTTCCGCGCAATGGGTGATCGGCCCGCGCACGGGCTCGAAGACGGCGGACTTCGCGATTCCCGCGCAGTTGCCGCCCGGCGCGCTGCAAACGGTGCTGCCGTTCAAGGTGCTCGAAGTCGATTCGTTGCGTCCGACGCTGCAACCGGCCACGACATTCGAAGGTGTGACGGGCATCGCCTTGCACTGGCGCGAACATATCGAAACGCGCGACGGTCTCGACGTGCTCGCGCGCTTCGATGACAACTGGCCCGCCATCGTGGCGCGCGGACATGTGCGCTATGCGAGCGCGTGGTTCGACGCGGCGTTGCATCGCGCGTTGCTAGAAGGTGCGGCGCGCGATGCGGGGCTTGCTGTTACACAGCTTGCGCAAGGATTACGCGTGCGGCGTCGCGGCGAGATCACGTTCGCGTTCAACTTCGGCGCGACTGCTGCCGAAGCGCCTGCACCCGATAACGCGCAATTCGTGCTCGGTCAGCGCACGCTCGGCACCGCCGACGTCTGTGCGTGGATCGCCGCGTGA
- a CDS encoding carbohydrate ABC transporter permease yields the protein MSTSIARLPSARSRRTSRSGRARHRAAFYFLLPGCALFALCVIYPIFSSIALSFYNWDGMTEKTFIGLANYAELFQADTFYVALKNNLIWLVFFLLAPPLGLLFALYLNQQVKGMRVVKSLFFAPFVLSGVVVGLVFSWFYDPAFGLLKVIAGHGIPVLGDAHTVTFGIVFAALWPQTPYCMVLYLTGLTSINPEVVEAARMEGAKGWRLLWHVILPQLRPATFMAVVLTVIGALRSFDLIAVMSGGGPFDSSTVLAYYMYDQAIKYYREGYSAAIAVVLFAIMLVYIVFHLRRMLREER from the coding sequence ATGTCAACGTCTATCGCTCGCCTGCCTTCGGCGCGCAGCCGCCGCACGTCCAGGTCCGGGCGCGCGCGTCACCGCGCGGCGTTCTATTTTCTGCTGCCGGGCTGCGCGTTGTTCGCGCTGTGCGTGATCTATCCGATCTTCAGCAGCATCGCGCTCAGCTTCTATAACTGGGACGGCATGACGGAGAAGACCTTCATCGGCCTTGCGAACTACGCCGAGCTGTTCCAGGCGGACACCTTCTACGTCGCGCTGAAGAACAACCTGATCTGGCTGGTGTTCTTCCTGCTTGCGCCGCCGTTGGGCCTGCTGTTCGCGCTGTACCTGAACCAGCAGGTGAAGGGCATGCGCGTGGTGAAGTCGCTGTTCTTTGCGCCGTTCGTGTTGTCGGGCGTGGTGGTCGGGCTCGTGTTCAGCTGGTTCTACGACCCGGCGTTCGGTTTGCTCAAGGTGATTGCCGGTCACGGCATTCCTGTGCTCGGCGATGCGCACACCGTGACGTTCGGCATTGTGTTCGCCGCGCTCTGGCCGCAGACGCCCTACTGCATGGTGCTGTATCTGACGGGCCTCACGTCGATCAACCCCGAAGTGGTGGAAGCCGCGCGCATGGAAGGCGCGAAGGGCTGGCGTCTGTTGTGGCACGTGATCCTGCCGCAACTGCGCCCGGCCACCTTCATGGCCGTCGTGCTGACGGTGATCGGCGCGTTGCGCAGCTTCGACCTGATCGCGGTGATGAGCGGCGGCGGACCGTTCGACAGCTCGACGGTGCTTGCCTATTACATGTACGACCAGGCCATCAAGTACTACCGCGAAGGCTACTCGGCGGCGATCGCTGTCGTGCTGTTCGCGATCATGCTCGTCTACATCGTGTTCCATCTGCGCCGGATGCTGCGCGAAGAACGCTGA
- a CDS encoding carbohydrate ABC transporter permease, producing MYPLPVERWKPWNRAIYKASLPLALLLWLLPMLAVLVTSIRSSDELSQGDYWTLPKHFALLDNYGAALTQTPMLHYFANSVLITVPSVLGAILLASMAGFALATYRFRGNIVVLFTFVAGNFVPVQILMIPVRDMALKVGLFNTVWALIIFHIAFQTGFCTLFLRNFIKQLPFELIEAARVEGASEWTIYARIVLPLIRPALAALGILVFTFVWNDYFWALCLTQGDDAAPITVGVAALKGQWTTAWNLVAAGSVLAALPSVLMFFLMQKHFVAGLTFGASKG from the coding sequence ATGTACCCGCTTCCCGTCGAACGCTGGAAACCCTGGAATCGCGCGATCTACAAGGCGTCGCTGCCACTCGCGCTGCTGCTGTGGCTGCTGCCGATGCTCGCCGTGCTCGTCACGTCGATCCGCTCGTCCGACGAGCTTTCGCAAGGCGATTACTGGACGCTGCCGAAGCACTTCGCGCTGCTCGACAATTACGGCGCCGCGCTCACGCAAACGCCGATGCTGCATTACTTCGCCAATAGCGTGCTGATCACGGTGCCCTCCGTGCTCGGCGCGATCCTGCTGGCGTCGATGGCGGGCTTCGCGCTCGCCACGTATCGCTTTCGCGGCAACATCGTCGTGCTGTTTACGTTCGTCGCGGGCAACTTCGTGCCCGTGCAGATCCTGATGATCCCCGTGCGCGACATGGCGCTGAAGGTTGGACTGTTCAACACCGTATGGGCATTGATCATTTTTCATATTGCGTTTCAGACCGGCTTTTGCACGCTCTTTCTGCGCAACTTCATCAAGCAGTTGCCGTTCGAGTTGATCGAAGCGGCGCGCGTCGAAGGCGCGAGCGAATGGACCATCTACGCGCGCATCGTGCTGCCGTTGATCCGCCCTGCGCTTGCGGCGCTCGGCATTCTCGTCTTCACCTTTGTCTGGAACGACTATTTCTGGGCGCTGTGCCTCACGCAAGGCGACGACGCCGCGCCCATCACGGTCGGGGTCGCCGCGCTCAAGGGGCAATGGACGACCGCGTGGAATCTCGTCGCGGCGGGTTCGGTGCTGGCCGCGCTGCCTTCCGTGCTGATGTTCTTCCTGATGCAAAAGCACTTCGTGGCAGGGCTGACCTTCGGCGCAAGCAAAGGCTGA
- a CDS encoding ABC transporter substrate-binding protein, with the protein MMNKHLSRLAGLASFNTRSVTAALAVSAALLSGFVADADAGQLNVNVSARGNQRSTWQDAFDKFKKANPDVDLKITYITEEAYKVQMGGWLATDPPDVVSWHDGERMAYYAKRGLLEDLSGDWAKNGWSQQYASVKEASTYNGKQYAAPLGYDAYGFFYRKDLFQKAGIKGEPKTWEEFLDACKKLKASGVAPIAVAARDSWTLAAWFDYLDLRINGNEFHQKLMAGEVPYTDPRVKKVYTTWKTLMDDHYYIDNALSYDLDSIGPFLANGKAAMMLMGTFFSAGIPSSVKDQIGFMRFPVIDPKVPMAEDGPVNVLLVPAKAKNKTDARRLLAFMETPEINADLARGWGQLPSNSKATEPEDPISKVGFQTLASTTGGIAQFYDRDMTKEMADEGMKAMQQFYNDPSQIDSLLARLEATRKRIYHK; encoded by the coding sequence ATGATGAACAAGCACCTGAGCCGCCTTGCCGGGCTCGCCTCTTTCAACACGCGTTCCGTGACGGCTGCGCTCGCTGTTTCGGCAGCACTGCTGTCGGGCTTCGTCGCCGATGCCGACGCCGGTCAGCTGAACGTGAACGTGTCGGCGCGCGGCAACCAGCGCTCGACGTGGCAGGACGCGTTCGACAAGTTCAAGAAGGCCAATCCCGACGTCGATCTGAAGATCACTTACATCACGGAAGAAGCGTACAAGGTGCAGATGGGCGGCTGGCTCGCCACGGATCCGCCCGATGTCGTGTCGTGGCACGACGGCGAGCGCATGGCCTACTACGCGAAGCGCGGCCTGCTCGAAGACCTGTCCGGCGACTGGGCGAAGAACGGCTGGAGCCAGCAGTACGCATCGGTGAAGGAAGCATCGACGTATAACGGCAAGCAGTATGCGGCGCCCCTCGGCTATGACGCATACGGCTTCTTCTATCGCAAGGATCTGTTTCAGAAGGCGGGCATCAAGGGCGAGCCGAAGACGTGGGAAGAATTCCTCGATGCCTGCAAGAAGCTCAAGGCAAGCGGCGTCGCGCCCATCGCCGTCGCCGCGCGCGACAGCTGGACGCTGGCCGCATGGTTCGATTATCTCGACCTGCGCATCAACGGCAATGAGTTTCACCAGAAGCTGATGGCTGGTGAAGTGCCGTACACCGATCCGCGCGTGAAGAAGGTCTACACGACGTGGAAGACCTTGATGGACGACCATTACTACATCGACAACGCGCTGTCCTACGACCTCGACTCGATCGGCCCGTTCCTCGCCAACGGCAAGGCCGCGATGATGCTGATGGGCACGTTCTTCTCGGCGGGCATTCCGTCGAGCGTCAAGGATCAGATCGGCTTCATGCGTTTCCCCGTGATCGATCCGAAGGTGCCGATGGCGGAGGACGGCCCCGTCAACGTGCTGCTGGTTCCCGCGAAGGCGAAGAACAAGACCGACGCGCGGCGTCTGCTAGCGTTCATGGAAACGCCTGAAATCAACGCGGATCTCGCGCGCGGCTGGGGACAGTTGCCGTCGAACAGCAAGGCGACGGAGCCGGAAGATCCGATCTCGAAGGTCGGCTTCCAGACGCTCGCCAGCACGACGGGCGGCATTGCGCAGTTCTACGACCGCGACATGACGAAGGAAATGGCCGACGAAGGCATGAAGGCCATGCAGCAGTTCTATAACGATCCGTCGCAGATCGATTCGCTGCTCGCCCGTCTCGAAGCGACGCGCAAACGCATCTATCACAAGTGA